In a single window of the Gemmatimonadaceae bacterium genome:
- a CDS encoding 50S ribosomal protein L25/general stress protein Ctc, which translates to MASATLTASSRAETGKGAARKIRQAGNIPCVIYGHGREPQSLTVNARETEKLLKGIATSSTVIELAIDGKTARTLIREIQRHPFKRHVLHIDFQELVAGETVTVKCPIVYIGTPEGVRLEGGLLDQIMHELTIEVDPSNIPNHIDVDVSSLKLGKSLHVSDIKVPAGITIKDDAEGTVCVCAAPKVHADAPAEGGAAEPELIRKPKPEDDK; encoded by the coding sequence ATGGCTTCCGCCACGCTCACTGCGTCGTCCCGTGCCGAGACCGGCAAGGGCGCCGCGCGCAAGATCCGCCAGGCCGGCAACATTCCGTGCGTCATCTACGGCCATGGCCGTGAGCCGCAGTCGCTCACCGTGAACGCGCGCGAGACGGAAAAGCTGCTCAAGGGCATCGCGACGTCCAGCACCGTGATCGAGCTCGCGATCGACGGCAAGACGGCGCGTACGCTCATTCGCGAAATCCAGCGCCACCCGTTCAAGCGCCACGTGCTCCACATCGACTTCCAGGAGCTGGTGGCCGGTGAGACGGTGACGGTGAAGTGCCCGATCGTGTACATCGGCACGCCGGAAGGCGTGCGCCTCGAAGGCGGCCTGCTCGACCAGATCATGCACGAGCTCACCATCGAAGTCGATCCGTCGAACATCCCGAACCACATCGACGTCGACGTCTCCAGCCTCAAGCTGGGCAAGTCGCTGCACGTCTCCGACATCAAGGTGCCGGCCGGCATCACGATCAAGGACGACGCCGAAGGGACGGTATGCGTCTGCGCGGCGCCGAAGGTGCACGCCGATGCGCCCGCCGAGGGCGGGGCCGCGGAGCCGGAGCTCATCCGCAAGCCGAAGCCGGAAGACGACAAGTAA
- a CDS encoding ribose-phosphate pyrophosphokinase, translated as MHAASEAPSASNRGFKILAGTANQPLAEEVAKSLGAELCKVTCSRFADGEVFVRIDENIRGADVFVVQPTNPPGENMLELLLLIDAARRASAARVTAVLPYTGYARQDRKDQPRVAIGAKLMANLIETAGASRVLGLDFHAHQLQGFFDVPVDHLYAAPVFTNYFRKKELKDLVVVAPDVGSAKMARGFAKRLDATFAIIDKRRPKANVAEVMNVVGEVEGRDCLIPDDMIDTAGTVSEAARALKKLGANDIYVCATHALLSGPAVERLSTAPIKEVVVTDSINLPPERRFPSLTVLSVGELLAKAIRFTHADQSVSVLFE; from the coding sequence ATGCACGCGGCTTCGGAAGCGCCCTCAGCCTCCAATCGCGGGTTCAAGATCCTGGCCGGCACCGCCAACCAGCCCCTGGCTGAAGAAGTGGCGAAGTCGCTGGGCGCTGAGTTGTGCAAGGTCACCTGCTCGCGCTTTGCCGACGGCGAGGTGTTCGTGCGCATCGACGAAAACATCCGCGGCGCGGATGTCTTCGTGGTGCAGCCCACGAATCCGCCGGGCGAGAACATGCTGGAGCTGCTGCTCCTCATCGACGCCGCCCGCCGAGCGTCGGCGGCCCGCGTCACCGCCGTGCTGCCCTACACCGGCTACGCCCGGCAGGATCGCAAGGACCAGCCCCGGGTCGCCATTGGCGCCAAGCTCATGGCGAACCTCATCGAGACCGCCGGCGCCTCGCGGGTGCTCGGGCTCGATTTCCATGCCCATCAGCTGCAGGGGTTCTTCGACGTCCCCGTCGATCACCTCTACGCGGCGCCGGTGTTCACGAACTACTTCCGCAAGAAGGAGCTCAAGGACCTCGTCGTCGTGGCGCCCGATGTCGGCTCGGCCAAGATGGCGCGCGGCTTTGCCAAGCGGCTCGACGCCACCTTTGCCATCATCGACAAGCGCCGCCCGAAGGCGAATGTCGCCGAAGTCATGAACGTCGTCGGTGAAGTCGAAGGGCGGGATTGTCTGATTCCCGACGACATGATCGATACCGCGGGCACCGTCTCCGAGGCGGCGCGCGCACTCAAGAAGCTCGGCGCGAACGACATTTACGTGTGCGCCACGCACGCGCTGCTCAGCGGCCCGGCCGTGGAGCGGTTGTCGACCGCACCGATCAAGGAAGTCGTGGTCACCGACTCGATCAATCTCCCCCCCGAGCGCCGGTTCCCGTCGCTCACCGTGCTCAGTGTGGGCGAGTTGCTCGCGAAGGCGATCCGATTCACGCACGCCGACCAGTCGGTCAGCGTGCTGTTCGAGTAG
- a CDS encoding family 10 glycosylhydrolase: MSGRRGIGAAALLLLAACGGGGDAPTGPGSGGGTTPPPPDNTLSVPTIAREFRGMWIATVANIDWPTRNTLTASQQQTEMNGLLDVASTAGLNAVVLQVRAAGDVIYPSSLEPWARSLTGTQGTDPGYDPLSYAVQQAHQRGLELHAWFNPFRAGNLSDTARFAPLHLARKRPDLVRRYCSQLWFDPGESAVQDQAIAVITEVVTRYDVDAVHLDDFFYPYPDANCPGLDFPDSVGYAAYTRAGGTLTRGDWRRDNVNRFVQRLYEAVHLASATVKVGISPFGIWRPGNPTGVTGLDAYASIYADSRKWLQAGWVDYFAPQLYWSTTSSGQNYNSLISWWGQQNTQKRHLWPGLASYRINDGSSAPYAATEIPTQISIARQQQAVSGGATGTILYNGSSVRDNRGGFVTALTSGLYASGALVPASPWLDATAPSAPAVAVATSGANLLVTILGGSSDTRWYLVRWRIGTTWAQKLLPANVASTTAPSALADAVVVNAVDRAGNASPDAVWRK; this comes from the coding sequence GTGAGCGGGCGTCGGGGGATCGGGGCCGCTGCGCTGCTGCTGCTCGCGGCCTGTGGCGGCGGGGGCGACGCACCCACCGGCCCCGGGAGCGGCGGCGGCACGACCCCGCCGCCACCGGACAATACGCTCTCCGTGCCGACGATTGCCCGTGAGTTTCGCGGGATGTGGATCGCCACGGTCGCCAATATCGACTGGCCGACGCGCAACACGCTCACCGCCTCGCAGCAGCAGACGGAGATGAACGGCCTGCTGGATGTGGCGTCCACTGCCGGGCTCAATGCCGTGGTGTTACAGGTGCGCGCGGCGGGTGATGTGATCTATCCGAGCAGCCTCGAGCCCTGGGCTCGTTCACTGACGGGGACGCAGGGGACCGACCCGGGCTACGACCCGCTGAGCTATGCGGTGCAGCAGGCGCATCAGCGTGGGCTCGAGTTGCATGCCTGGTTCAATCCGTTCCGGGCCGGCAATCTCAGCGATACCGCGCGCTTTGCCCCGCTGCATCTCGCGCGGAAGCGCCCCGATCTGGTGCGGCGCTATTGCAGCCAGTTGTGGTTCGATCCCGGGGAGAGTGCGGTGCAGGACCAGGCGATTGCCGTGATCACCGAGGTGGTCACGCGCTACGACGTGGATGCGGTGCACCTCGACGACTTCTTCTATCCCTATCCCGACGCCAACTGCCCGGGGCTCGATTTCCCCGACAGTGTGGGCTACGCGGCGTACACGCGCGCGGGCGGCACGCTCACGCGCGGCGACTGGCGGCGCGACAACGTGAATCGGTTCGTGCAGCGGCTCTACGAGGCGGTGCATCTCGCGTCGGCCACGGTGAAGGTGGGAATCAGCCCCTTCGGTATCTGGCGGCCCGGCAATCCCACCGGGGTCACCGGGCTCGATGCGTACGCGTCGATCTATGCCGACTCACGCAAATGGCTGCAGGCGGGATGGGTGGACTACTTCGCGCCCCAGCTCTACTGGTCCACCACCTCGTCGGGGCAGAACTACAATTCGCTGATCAGCTGGTGGGGGCAGCAGAACACGCAGAAGCGCCATCTGTGGCCCGGCCTCGCGTCGTATCGCATCAACGACGGCTCATCGGCGCCGTACGCGGCCACCGAGATCCCCACGCAGATCTCCATCGCGCGCCAGCAGCAGGCGGTGAGCGGTGGCGCCACCGGCACGATTCTCTACAATGGCAGCAGCGTCCGCGACAACCGCGGCGGTTTCGTCACGGCGCTCACGAGTGGCCTCTACGCCAGCGGCGCGCTGGTTCCGGCGAGCCCCTGGCTCGACGCCACCGCGCCGTCGGCACCGGCCGTGGCCGTCGCCACCTCCGGCGCCAATCTACTCGTCACGATCCTCGGCGGTTCGAGCGACACGCGCTGGTACCTCGTGCGCTGGCGCATCGGCACGACGTGGGCGCAGAAGCTGCTCCCGGCAAACGTCGCCTCCACAACGGCCCCCTCCGCCCTCGCCGATGCCGTGGTGGTCAACGCGGTGGACCGGGCGGGGAATGCGAGCCCCGACGCGGTCTGGCGCAAGTAA
- a CDS encoding MFS transporter, whose amino-acid sequence MPSPDPTTPSRQSRLRSIIGGSIGNLVEWYDWYAYSAFSLYFSKAFFPSGDRTAELLNTAGVFALGFFMRPIGGWLMGRYADKYGRRAALTLTVLLMCSGSLLIAVTPSYATIGVFAPALLILARMLQGVSVGGEYGASATYLSEMAGQAHRGFWSSFQYVTLIGGQLVALAVLLVLQRTLDDAALKAWGWRIPFVIGALCAVVAIYLRRSLEETGEFQHDKAARPAKSAAASIRGLLQHPRAVLTVVGLTAGGTVAFYTFTTYAQKFLVNTAGFTAKEATFINAVTLLVYMALQPAVGALSDRIGRRPVLTAFGVLGTLGTVPLMTQLGQTHTTGGAIALLLCALVAVSGYTAINAVVKAELFPTSIRALGVGFPYAVAVSLFGGTAEYIALWFKQAGHESWFYWYVTACIAASLVVYATMRETQTSGLMEN is encoded by the coding sequence ATGCCCAGTCCTGATCCCACCACACCGTCCAGGCAGTCCCGCCTCCGTTCGATCATCGGGGGCTCCATCGGCAACCTGGTGGAGTGGTACGACTGGTACGCGTACTCGGCGTTCTCGCTCTACTTCTCGAAGGCCTTCTTCCCCTCGGGTGATCGCACGGCCGAGCTGCTCAACACCGCCGGGGTGTTTGCGCTCGGCTTCTTCATGCGCCCCATCGGCGGATGGCTCATGGGCCGCTACGCCGACAAGTACGGACGCCGCGCGGCACTGACGCTCACCGTGCTCCTGATGTGCAGCGGCTCGCTGCTCATCGCGGTGACGCCGAGCTACGCCACCATCGGCGTCTTCGCCCCAGCCTTGCTCATCCTGGCGCGCATGCTGCAGGGGGTGAGCGTGGGCGGCGAGTACGGCGCGAGTGCGACGTATCTCAGTGAGATGGCGGGCCAGGCCCACCGCGGCTTCTGGTCGAGTTTTCAGTACGTCACGCTCATCGGGGGGCAGCTGGTCGCGCTCGCCGTGCTGCTGGTGCTGCAGCGCACACTCGACGATGCGGCGCTCAAGGCGTGGGGGTGGCGCATTCCGTTCGTGATCGGAGCACTCTGCGCGGTGGTGGCGATCTACCTGCGCCGCTCCCTCGAGGAAACCGGCGAGTTCCAGCACGACAAGGCGGCGCGCCCGGCGAAGAGCGCGGCGGCCAGCATTCGCGGGCTACTGCAGCATCCCCGTGCGGTACTTACGGTCGTGGGTCTGACCGCCGGCGGCACCGTGGCGTTCTACACGTTCACCACGTACGCCCAGAAGTTTCTGGTGAACACCGCCGGCTTCACGGCCAAGGAAGCGACCTTCATCAACGCCGTGACGCTGCTGGTCTACATGGCGCTGCAACCGGCGGTCGGCGCGCTCTCCGATCGCATCGGCCGGCGCCCGGTGCTCACCGCGTTCGGCGTGCTGGGGACGCTCGGTACGGTGCCGCTCATGACCCAGCTCGGGCAGACGCACACCACCGGCGGTGCCATCGCCCTGCTCCTCTGCGCGCTGGTGGCCGTCAGCGGGTACACCGCCATCAACGCCGTCGTGAAGGCGGAGCTCTTCCCCACCAGCATCCGCGCGCTGGGGGTGGGCTTCCCGTATGCCGTGGCCGTGTCCCTCTTTGGCGGCACCGCCGAGTACATCGCGCTGTGGTTCAAGCAGGCCGGCCACGAGTCGTGGTTCTACTGGTACGTCACCGCCTGCATCGCGGCGTCGCTCGTGGTGTACGCGACGATGCGGGAGACGCAGACCAGCGGCCTCATGGAGAACTGA
- a CDS encoding 1-acyl-sn-glycerol-3-phosphate acyltransferase, whose protein sequence is MARELIVGLLLIAVGALAWLAAHRVARRAGRRTLLRMRARVDRYKFTRKHYVIEHVLADPQVAAAVARHASEQPEDPAVTWQRVRRYLDEIVPFFNVLAYYRLGYWVSRAALSLFYKVSVEVERDDPFKGLPRDSIVIYLMNHRSNADYVLVAYVMMGQVSISYAVGEWARAFPLEYLFKSFGSYFIRRRYREPLYHAVLQAYVQLITRNAVTQGIFPEGGLTRDGALRPAKIGLLDYALGVARDPAMRDRLYVVPVGINYDRVLEDRTLLRELETRAPVAPLSRVAQMASVGRFLLWNVGRLFTRRWKRYGRAAVTIGAPIPVRGWLDALAAQDIDLFTLPRDARLPHVQTFCDDVLARIGAIIPVTPVPLACAALQSFDAEYVPRTALLERMAAMRDVLQELSGRVVRADRDIAETFDRAYRMLRLRRMVARAGEGYVILPRGRPLITYYANSIVHLLGPFADGIRARDALPVHDWERPAAPAS, encoded by the coding sequence GTGGCCCGCGAGCTGATCGTCGGTCTCCTGCTCATCGCCGTCGGCGCGCTGGCCTGGTTGGCGGCGCACCGCGTGGCCCGGCGTGCGGGCCGGCGCACCCTGCTCCGCATGCGGGCCCGCGTCGATCGCTACAAGTTCACGCGCAAGCACTACGTCATTGAACACGTGCTGGCCGATCCGCAGGTCGCCGCGGCGGTCGCGCGGCACGCGTCCGAGCAGCCGGAAGACCCGGCGGTGACCTGGCAGCGGGTGCGCCGGTATCTCGACGAGATCGTGCCGTTCTTCAACGTGCTCGCCTATTATCGCCTCGGCTATTGGGTGTCGCGCGCGGCCCTGTCGCTGTTCTACAAGGTCAGCGTCGAGGTGGAGCGCGACGATCCCTTCAAGGGCCTGCCGCGCGATTCGATCGTGATCTACCTGATGAACCATCGATCGAACGCCGACTACGTGCTGGTGGCCTACGTGATGATGGGCCAGGTCTCCATCTCGTATGCCGTCGGCGAGTGGGCCCGCGCCTTTCCGCTCGAGTATCTCTTCAAGAGCTTCGGCTCGTACTTCATCAGGCGGCGCTATCGGGAGCCGCTGTATCACGCGGTGCTGCAAGCCTACGTGCAGCTCATCACGCGGAATGCCGTGACGCAGGGGATCTTCCCCGAGGGCGGCCTCACGCGCGACGGTGCGCTGCGACCGGCCAAGATTGGCCTGCTCGATTACGCCCTTGGCGTGGCCCGCGACCCGGCGATGCGCGACCGGCTCTACGTCGTGCCCGTGGGCATCAACTACGACCGCGTGCTCGAAGACCGCACGCTGCTGCGCGAGCTCGAAACGCGCGCGCCGGTCGCCCCGCTCTCGCGCGTGGCGCAGATGGCCTCGGTCGGCCGCTTCCTGCTCTGGAACGTTGGTCGGCTCTTCACGCGACGCTGGAAACGGTACGGCCGCGCCGCCGTGACGATCGGCGCGCCGATCCCCGTGCGCGGCTGGCTCGACGCGCTCGCGGCGCAGGACATCGATCTGTTCACCCTCCCTCGTGACGCTCGCCTGCCGCACGTGCAGACGTTCTGCGACGACGTGCTCGCGCGCATCGGCGCGATCATCCCCGTCACGCCGGTCCCTCTGGCCTGCGCCGCGCTGCAGAGCTTCGACGCCGAGTATGTGCCGCGCACGGCGCTGCTCGAGCGCATGGCGGCGATGCGCGACGTGTTGCAGGAGCTGAGTGGCCGCGTCGTCCGCGCCGATCGCGACATCGCCGAGACGTTCGATCGGGCGTACCGCATGCTGCGCCTCCGCCGCATGGTGGCCCGCGCCGGTGAGGGCTACGTGATCCTGCCGCGCGGGCGGCCGCTCATCACGTACTACGCCAACAGCATCGTGCACCTGCTGGGGCCGTTCGCCGACGGCATCCGGGCCCGGGACGCCCTGCCGGTACACGATTGGGAACGGCCGGCCGCGCCCGCCAGCTAA
- a CDS encoding glycoside hydrolase: MLLRSRMTYLLAPMVLLSACATGRDATGATSMGPLTELPVPAQAGSSTPFVTVRGDRELLLSWTQRRPDSTVAIQLAAWNGTTWDSTRTIAAARPFFVNWADFPAITALANGDLAAHWLERDGEGKYAYGVRVVRSADAGRTWSAPVVPHTDGLAAEHGFVSLWADGADGLGLVWLDGRKSAMPDSAKEMTIRTARLTASGAIEREALLDARSCDCCQTGTAAATSGRVIVYRDRSAEEIRDIAIVRETANGWTPSTKVHEDGWHYPGCPVNGPQVAAVGDTVYVAWFTGARDTNRVHIARSTDGGATFGAPLRVDEGTPLGRVSLVLDAKGHPVIAWLEQRTNQVAEVLARRIRPEGTQLTARETHVLAQTSGARPSGFPRLARVADTLYATWTTTTPSLAVHVGRLTLY, from the coding sequence ATGCTGCTGCGATCGCGAATGACCTACCTGCTGGCGCCGATGGTCCTCCTGTCGGCCTGTGCGACCGGACGCGATGCCACCGGGGCCACGTCGATGGGACCGCTCACGGAGCTCCCCGTCCCCGCGCAGGCGGGCAGCAGTACACCCTTCGTCACCGTGCGCGGCGATCGCGAGCTCCTGCTGTCGTGGACACAGCGTCGCCCCGACTCGACGGTCGCCATTCAGCTGGCGGCGTGGAACGGCACGACGTGGGATTCCACGCGCACGATCGCGGCCGCGCGGCCGTTCTTCGTGAACTGGGCCGACTTCCCCGCCATCACCGCGCTCGCCAACGGCGACCTCGCGGCGCACTGGCTCGAACGCGATGGCGAGGGCAAGTATGCCTACGGCGTGCGCGTGGTCCGTTCAGCCGATGCGGGGCGCACGTGGAGCGCCCCTGTCGTGCCGCACACGGATGGTCTCGCCGCCGAGCACGGATTCGTCTCCCTCTGGGCCGACGGCGCCGATGGGCTCGGGCTCGTGTGGCTGGATGGGCGCAAGAGCGCCATGCCCGACTCCGCGAAGGAGATGACGATCCGCACCGCACGCCTCACGGCGTCCGGGGCGATCGAGCGTGAAGCGCTGCTCGACGCGCGCAGCTGCGACTGCTGCCAGACGGGGACGGCGGCGGCCACGAGTGGGCGCGTGATCGTGTATCGCGACCGGAGCGCCGAGGAGATCCGCGACATTGCCATCGTGCGCGAAACGGCGAACGGCTGGACGCCGTCGACCAAGGTTCACGAGGATGGCTGGCACTACCCCGGCTGTCCGGTGAACGGGCCGCAGGTCGCGGCCGTGGGCGACACGGTGTACGTGGCGTGGTTCACCGGTGCCCGGGATACCAATCGCGTGCACATCGCGCGCTCCACCGATGGCGGGGCAACCTTTGGGGCGCCGCTGCGTGTCGATGAAGGCACACCACTGGGGCGCGTGTCGCTCGTGCTCGACGCCAAGGGGCATCCGGTGATCGCGTGGCTCGAGCAGCGCACCAATCAGGTCGCCGAGGTCCTGGCGCGTCGCATTCGCCCCGAGGGCACCCAACTCACCGCCCGTGAAACCCACGTGCTCGCGCAAACGTCGGGAGCCAGGCCGAGTGGCTTTCCGCGACTCGCCCGCGTGGCGGACACGCTGTACGCCACCTGGACCACGACGACCCCGTCGCTCGCCGTGCACGTCGGGCGGCTGACGCTGTACTGA
- a CDS encoding response regulator, translated as MSSALRPGFSGHTEEMAVSGEHLASVEALLASYTSLRRRRRWYLAALAAAVFGTLISAAFHRATGATPMFLVGFAALPMMLGGFGPMLLATWGALVGSIIVEGPGLVNSELEAVRYGSGFMLALVSAVFCEVARRHRIEAIDREFRLAQALRRSEELRAERAAADATQQAERDLAAAALRERDQQLARITATVPGIVYQLLWKRSGETRFLYVSERARDLFDLDPDAVVADAGVAWSRVHPDDVGGMFRSANACMEDWSPWRYEFRITDPARADAWRWALGSAICQPGPEPDSALFTGIFTDVTDQRRLEDELRQAQRIESLGRLAGGVAHDFNNLLTAITGEASLLESDQAPSSEVAQGLQRIRAAAESGAALSKQLLGFARRQVMAPRLVDANKMMQRAAPLLRRLLRESIRLELDVAPEVGMVRVDPGLFDQVLLNLAANARDAMPRGGTLAVRVRRLNGTDPDRAQYPGVSGDAAVEFVVADTGSGMPDAVRARAFEPFFTTKPVGEGSGLGLSTSYGIVTQAGGMMLLESREGHGTTVRIALPWIDPIEAQALDERSALRGGTERVLVVDDDDQVRRVTAEALRRFGYDVLEARGGAEAVAMARVSDPPLALLVSDVVMPELSGVDVVNAMRDAGITPRVLFVSGYPEGTVTQHGVVPDGVDLLVKPYAVHDLLRRVRAALDRAA; from the coding sequence ATGTCGTCTGCGCTGCGGCCGGGTTTTTCAGGCCATACGGAAGAAATGGCGGTGTCCGGGGAGCATCTCGCCTCGGTGGAGGCGTTGCTGGCTTCCTACACCAGTCTGCGCAGGCGACGACGCTGGTACCTTGCCGCGCTGGCGGCCGCCGTCTTTGGCACGCTGATTTCGGCCGCGTTTCATCGCGCCACCGGTGCGACGCCGATGTTTCTGGTCGGCTTCGCGGCGCTGCCCATGATGTTGGGCGGCTTCGGGCCGATGCTGCTCGCCACGTGGGGGGCGCTGGTCGGCTCGATCATCGTCGAAGGGCCGGGGCTCGTGAACAGCGAGCTCGAAGCGGTCCGCTACGGGTCGGGCTTCATGCTGGCGCTGGTCTCGGCGGTCTTCTGCGAAGTGGCGCGTCGTCATCGGATTGAAGCGATCGACCGCGAATTCCGCCTGGCGCAGGCGCTCCGGCGTTCGGAGGAGCTGCGCGCCGAGCGTGCGGCCGCCGACGCGACGCAGCAGGCGGAGCGCGACCTCGCGGCGGCGGCGCTGCGGGAGCGGGATCAGCAGCTGGCACGCATTACGGCCACCGTGCCGGGCATTGTGTATCAGCTGCTCTGGAAGCGCTCCGGCGAAACCCGCTTTCTCTACGTGAGTGAACGCGCACGCGATCTGTTTGACCTCGATCCGGACGCGGTGGTCGCCGACGCCGGCGTGGCCTGGAGTCGGGTCCATCCCGACGATGTCGGCGGCATGTTCCGATCGGCCAATGCGTGCATGGAGGACTGGTCTCCGTGGCGCTACGAGTTTCGCATCACCGATCCGGCGCGGGCGGACGCCTGGCGCTGGGCGCTCGGTTCCGCCATCTGCCAGCCGGGGCCGGAACCCGACAGCGCGCTCTTCACGGGCATCTTCACCGATGTCACCGATCAGCGTCGTCTGGAAGACGAGCTCCGGCAGGCGCAGCGCATCGAGAGCCTGGGCCGTTTGGCCGGCGGCGTGGCGCATGACTTCAACAACCTGCTGACCGCGATCACGGGCGAGGCGAGCCTGCTCGAGAGTGATCAGGCGCCGTCGTCGGAGGTCGCCCAGGGGCTGCAGCGCATTCGGGCGGCGGCGGAATCGGGGGCGGCGCTCAGCAAGCAGCTGCTGGGGTTTGCCCGTCGGCAGGTGATGGCGCCGCGGCTGGTGGATGCCAACAAGATGATGCAGCGCGCGGCGCCCTTGTTGCGTCGTCTGCTGCGCGAGTCCATCCGGCTGGAGCTCGACGTCGCTCCAGAGGTGGGGATGGTGCGGGTGGATCCGGGCCTCTTCGATCAGGTACTGCTGAACCTCGCGGCCAATGCGCGTGACGCGATGCCGCGCGGCGGCACCCTGGCCGTCCGCGTGCGTCGTCTGAACGGCACCGATCCGGATCGGGCGCAGTATCCGGGCGTGTCCGGTGACGCGGCGGTGGAGTTTGTCGTGGCCGATACCGGCAGTGGCATGCCCGATGCGGTGCGCGCGCGTGCCTTTGAGCCGTTCTTCACCACCAAGCCCGTGGGGGAGGGATCAGGGCTGGGGCTGTCCACCAGCTACGGGATCGTCACGCAGGCCGGCGGCATGATGCTGCTCGAATCCCGCGAGGGGCATGGCACGACGGTGCGGATCGCGTTGCCGTGGATCGATCCGATCGAAGCGCAGGCCCTCGACGAACGCAGTGCGTTGCGCGGCGGGACGGAGCGGGTGCTCGTGGTGGACGATGATGATCAGGTACGTCGGGTGACGGCGGAGGCGCTCCGGCGCTTTGGCTATGATGTGCTCGAGGCGCGCGGCGGTGCGGAGGCGGTGGCGATGGCCCGCGTCAGCGATCCGCCGCTGGCGCTGCTGGTCAGTGATGTGGTGATGCCGGAGCTCAGCGGGGTGGATGTGGTGAATGCGATGCGCGACGCGGGGATCACTCCGCGCGTCTTGTTCGTGTCGGGGTATCCGGAGGGCACGGTGACCCAACACGGCGTCGTGCCCGATGGCGTAGATCTGCTGGTGAAGCCGTACGCGGTGCACGATCTGCTGCGGCGCGTGCGCGCCGCCCTCGATCGCGCGGCGTGA
- the pth gene encoding aminoacyl-tRNA hydrolase: MKVIVGLGNPGREYEQTRHNVGWWLLDHLHRRWHFDGWKKDGDAITATGLVGTKKVKLVKPQTYMNLSGQVLRPYLKREGWTAAQDLLVLVDEVAVPCGEYRFKPHGSPGGHNGLKSIEAHLKSPQYPRLRIGIRPVDERRQIGDLADFVLHAMPRDERELVEALYDRMTSAVELWIAEGTEKAVSSMGR, encoded by the coding sequence ATGAAAGTCATTGTTGGACTCGGCAACCCCGGTCGCGAGTACGAACAGACGCGGCACAACGTCGGCTGGTGGCTGCTCGATCACCTGCACCGCCGCTGGCATTTTGACGGCTGGAAGAAAGACGGCGACGCGATCACCGCGACCGGCCTCGTCGGCACGAAAAAGGTCAAGCTGGTCAAGCCGCAGACGTACATGAACCTGAGCGGTCAGGTGCTGCGCCCCTACCTCAAGCGTGAGGGGTGGACTGCGGCCCAGGATCTGCTCGTCCTCGTTGACGAAGTGGCGGTGCCCTGCGGTGAGTATCGTTTCAAGCCGCACGGCAGTCCGGGCGGCCACAACGGCCTCAAGAGCATCGAAGCGCACCTCAAGAGCCCGCAGTATCCGCGGTTGCGCATTGGCATTCGCCCGGTGGATGAACGGCGACAGATCGGCGACCTCGCCGATTTCGTGTTGCACGCCATGCCGCGCGATGAGCGGGAGCTGGTCGAAGCACTGTACGACCGCATGACCTCGGCGGTGGAACTGTGGATCGCCGAAGGCACCGAGAAAGCCGTAAGCTCCATGGGGCGATGA
- a CDS encoding ROK family protein, which yields MSEHSHPALRIGIDLGGTKIEGVVLDAHGRVLAQERIPTPRAYLATVHALTALVLRLEVAVGARATVGIGIPGVVVPETGLVKNANSTWLNGQPLQRDLAEALQREVRMQNDANCFALSEATDGAGAGAGVVFGVIMGTGVGGGIIVHGQVLTGRNLIGGEWGHNPLPWPSGDEVPGPRCYCGRHGCIETWISGPGIAADHARVNGGTLTTPEIIAQGAAGDAAALATRARLVHRAARSLATIVNVLDPDVIVLGGGVSNIPGLVDEIAAALPPWVFSESVSTRVVRHQHGDSSGVRGAAWLWPAS from the coding sequence ATGAGTGAGCATTCACATCCGGCCCTGCGAATCGGGATCGATCTGGGCGGTACGAAGATCGAGGGCGTCGTGCTCGATGCCCACGGGCGCGTGCTGGCCCAGGAGCGCATCCCCACGCCGCGCGCGTATCTCGCCACGGTCCATGCCCTCACGGCGCTGGTGCTGCGGCTCGAAGTCGCGGTGGGTGCTCGCGCCACCGTGGGCATCGGTATCCCGGGGGTCGTCGTCCCCGAGACCGGGTTGGTCAAGAACGCCAACTCGACCTGGCTCAATGGGCAACCGCTGCAGCGCGATCTCGCGGAGGCGCTGCAGCGCGAGGTGCGCATGCAGAACGACGCGAATTGCTTTGCGCTGTCGGAAGCCACCGATGGCGCCGGCGCCGGTGCTGGCGTCGTCTTCGGCGTGATCATGGGCACCGGCGTGGGCGGTGGCATCATCGTGCATGGGCAGGTGCTCACCGGGCGCAACCTGATTGGTGGCGAATGGGGGCATAATCCGCTGCCCTGGCCGTCGGGCGACGAAGTGCCCGGCCCGCGCTGCTACTGCGGGCGGCACGGCTGCATCGAAACGTGGATCTCCGGCCCCGGCATCGCGGCCGACCACGCCCGGGTGAACGGCGGCACCCTCACGACGCCGGAGATCATCGCGCAGGGCGCGGCCGGCGACGCCGCGGCGCTCGCGACGCGGGCGCGCCTCGTGCATCGCGCCGCCCGCAGCCTCGCCACCATCGTCAACGTGCTCGATCCCGATGTGATCGTGCTCGGGGGCGGCGTCTCAAACATCCCCGGGCTGGTGGACGAGATCGCGGCCGCGCTGCCGCCGTGGGTGTTCTCGGAGAGCGTCAGCACCCGCGTCGTGCGGCACCAGCATGGCGACTCGAGCGGCGTGCGGGGCGCCGCGTGGTTGTGGCCCGCGAGCTGA